In Spirochaetaceae bacterium, the DNA window TTTACAGCAACTTAATAGCATTAATTTGACCATAAGCGCCATCGAAGCTCAAAGCGATGAAGCCGAAAAACAAATGGTAACTTTGCTTAAGAAAAAATTTAATGAAGTTATGGGTAATTTACTTGATGAGCGGCGTATCTTAGAAGAAACCGCCGCTTACATTGTTAAAACTAATATTAACGAAGAAATTGTGCGGCTTAAAAGCCATAGCGAGGCTTTAGCCCAATTAATAGAGGACAAAAACAGCGGTAAGCGTATCGATTTTTTATGCCAAGAACTTGGCCGCGAGGCTAATACTATCGGCAGTAAAACACCGGCGCTGGCCATACAACGCGCCGTTTTAATTATAAAAGAAAATATTGATAAAATAAAGGAGCAAGCCCGTAATGTGGAATAGCTTAAATAATAAATTAAACGATGTACCGACTAAAGGCTTACTGCGTATAGCTATATCTGGTAAGAGCGGTTGCGGTAACTCTACTGCCAGCCGTTTGCTGGCCGAACGGCTTAATATTACTTTAATTAACTATACTTTCCGTAATTTGGCCGAAGATATGGGTTTAAGTTTTAATAAATTACGCGAGCTGGCCGAAGGCAACGATAACATTGATATTAAGCTAGACCAAAAACAAATAGATATGGCCAGCAAGGCCAGCTGCGTATTAGGTAGTCGCCTAGCCATTTGGTTGTTAGATGCCGATTTAAAAATTTATCTTAATATTAGTTTAGAAGAACGCGCTAAACGTATCCACCGGCGCGAGAACGGCAGCTTTGATACTATAAAAGAACAAACCCAGCTGCGCGACCAATTAGATAGCAACCGCTACAAACGTATTTACAATATAGATACCAATAACTTTGAGCACGCCGGACTTATTATTGATGATGATAATTTAACTCCCGAGCAAATTGTCGATATTATTATGGCTAAACTGAGTACTTTATCGATATAACTAAAATAAAAAAGAGAGTACCCAAGTACTCTCCGTTAAAAAAATCATAAAATTTATTAATTAATCTCTGGCTGCGGTATTAGCGCCTAGTAAACCTAAAGCCTGCGCTTGGGCTACCGTCGAAATTACCTGAATTTGGCCGCCGATAATTTGAGCGCGCATCGTATCAATTTGGGCCAATATGGCTGGGCCAAGCGCCGGGTTACTGCGGGCAATATCCACACCGTCCATCGCTAAATCGTATACCGTTAAACCACCCTGAAATTCGGTATGGCGGAGACGGTTAAGAGTATATAACACCGGGGTTTCTACTTTTTTAATCATACTGGTAAGTACGGCGCTGTTACCGGCATTGTTGTAAATACCGTCTTCGTGCTGGTCGCTGTCTACCCCTAATACCCATACATTTTGACCGGCTACTCGGGCCTCTCTTGCCTGTACAATAGCGCCCATACCGGTACCACCGGCAGCGGTAAAGATGGCGTAAACGCCGCTATTATACCATTGCTGGGCCTGAGTCATCGCTAATTGCGGAGCGCCCCAAGCGTTGGCGTAAAATTCGTGGATTTCGGCATTAGGTAACACGCTGCGCACGCCTTGCACAAACCCTACCTGAAAACGGGTAATAACCGGACCGGCCATACCGCCGATAAAACCAAAACTTGGGTTTACTATACCGTCTTCAATAGCTTTTAAAGCGGCGGCTGCCCCCACTAAAAAGCTGCCTTCGTGCTCGGCAAATAAAGCGCTGGCCACGTTGGCTCTATCCACAAAGCTATCAATAATTAAATATCTTTGGTTAGGAAAATCGGCCGATACCACATAAACCGGTTCGGCAAAGGTAAAACCGGTAGCTATAATTAAATCTACCCCTTGTTCGCTGGCTAAACGCACATTAGGCATACGCTCATCGGCAGTAGATGAAAATAAATCGTTGTAAAATCTGCCGCGATAGGTGGTGTTTTCGGGTGTATCACCAAAAAAGCTGGTAATACCGCGCCATGCAGCGGCGTTAAAGCTGCGATCGTCTATCCCGCTGCCTTCGTTTACCAATAATACGGTAAGGTTAGCCCCCGAAGTATCAAGACCACCGCCGCCTCCACCACAAGCCATTACCACTACAGCCAGTAAAGCTGCCATTAAAACTTTTAAAGGTTTTATACTTACTGTTAAAACATTTAAATTGCTCATACCTTCTCCTTAAAATAAATTACTCCAGTTTACCCTTTAATTAACTTTATAGCAATGGCTATTTAGAACTTTTAAGCAAAAATTATTTTTTATCTGGTAACTATCCATTTGTAGGTCTGCCTCAAACGGTAGTAGTACAACCCAGTAAAAAAGATTATAATAGTGGTTATGATTAAAGGTTTAGGCATTGATATTTGCCAAGTAGACAGGTTTAACCGCCACTTAACCAACCAAAATTTTTTAAAAAAAATTTTTTCGCCGGGCGAGCTGGCTTATTGTTTAAACAAAGCCGATAGCGCCGCCAGTTTTGCCGCCCGCTTTGCCGCCAAAGAAAGTTTAATTAAAGCCTTAGCAATAAGCAAATTAAAGCTAGAGCTTAATGTGTTAGAAGTAGCTATTAACGATAGCGGAGCCCCTTACTGGCAGATAAATAACGAGTTAAAGTTGTGGTTACATACGCTATCTATTAATAAACTGCATTTAAGTTTAAGCCACGAAGCCGGTATGGCTATAGCTATAACTATAGCGGAGAATTAAGAATTAAAAAGTAAGAATTAATAATTACCTATTTTAGTATTTCTTAATTATTAATTATTAATTCTTACTTTTTAATTCTTAATTCTTGCTTGCCTAAATTTTAAAAATCTGCAAGCCGATTATCTGTAGTATATGGCAGCCAAGTTAGCCGCCATAAAATTAACCCGTTATCTTTGGTTTTAATGGCGGTGCTTAGGTAGTAATAGGCGCTAAAAATTACTTAATTACAGCTGTTAATTTTAAAGGTAAAGGTAAAATATCCTGTCTTTTTAAACTCAGGAGGAGGACTAAAAGGAA includes these proteins:
- a CDS encoding cytidylate kinase family protein, translating into MWNSLNNKLNDVPTKGLLRIAISGKSGCGNSTASRLLAERLNITLINYTFRNLAEDMGLSFNKLRELAEGNDNIDIKLDQKQIDMASKASCVLGSRLAIWLLDADLKIYLNISLEERAKRIHRRENGSFDTIKEQTQLRDQLDSNRYKRIYNIDTNNFEHAGLIIDDDNLTPEQIVDIIMAKLSTLSI
- a CDS encoding BMP family ABC transporter substrate-binding protein, encoding MSNLNVLTVSIKPLKVLMAALLAVVVMACGGGGGGLDTSGANLTVLLVNEGSGIDDRSFNAAAWRGITSFFGDTPENTTYRGRFYNDLFSSTADERMPNVRLASEQGVDLIIATGFTFAEPVYVVSADFPNQRYLIIDSFVDRANVASALFAEHEGSFLVGAAAALKAIEDGIVNPSFGFIGGMAGPVITRFQVGFVQGVRSVLPNAEIHEFYANAWGAPQLAMTQAQQWYNSGVYAIFTAAGGTGMGAIVQAREARVAGQNVWVLGVDSDQHEDGIYNNAGNSAVLTSMIKKVETPVLYTLNRLRHTEFQGGLTVYDLAMDGVDIARSNPALGPAILAQIDTMRAQIIGGQIQVISTVAQAQALGLLGANTAARD
- the acpS gene encoding holo-ACP synthase, which encodes MIKGLGIDICQVDRFNRHLTNQNFLKKIFSPGELAYCLNKADSAASFAARFAAKESLIKALAISKLKLELNVLEVAINDSGAPYWQINNELKLWLHTLSINKLHLSLSHEAGMAIAITIAEN